A portion of the Sulfuricurvum kujiense DSM 16994 genome contains these proteins:
- a CDS encoding response regulator, with the protein MANVLIVDDSSLIRSVATSAIKEAGHNPVVATNGQEGLMMLEQQHIDIVFSDVNMPIMGGLDMVENIKANPNYKFIPVIMLTTESNPLLKERGKALGVKAWMLKPFNKEKFFMVLQKLM; encoded by the coding sequence ATGGCTAATGTTTTAATTGTGGACGACTCAAGTTTGATCAGGAGTGTCGCCACATCAGCTATTAAAGAGGCCGGTCACAATCCGGTAGTAGCAACAAACGGTCAAGAAGGTTTAATGATGCTAGAGCAGCAGCACATCGATATCGTTTTTTCGGATGTAAACATGCCGATTATGGGCGGTCTAGATATGGTAGAGAATATTAAAGCCAATCCCAATTACAAATTCATCCCGGTAATCATGCTTACTACAGAAAGCAATCCTCTGTTAAAAGAGAGAGGCAAAGCGCTTGGGGTTAAAGCGTGGATGCTCAAACCTTTCAATAAAGAGAAGTTCTTTATGGTTCTTCAAAAACTAATGTAG
- a CDS encoding coiled-coil domain-containing protein, translated as MNPRIILDIVTILEENLPKYLYALDFTTEQYKNILSKLLIENNEELFDEKKGSIRKALIKYFSKSYQEIEVQVTFASFALKKHFTDPSKSEAYDRMLHQNTVTFLDILERKTDFSPIPYLVSIPEKIREDILENFLKFNNDIDMARKVTRQQIEQIFNLDMRDIVFFLRGRITIRHYTPPRKFAEGADKRFAGESIEDMEAMYNAYFPEGAWSNIEPILGEVLAEKLNFSLIDNITFTRTFIPVFRSMIEIILLEIIKPEDRNKVEGFSGYVLRQYFHQILLYTAKNLLQYVENRDKNAEAFIKYFADEVVIDVNGNKVQKYAITDSKQQKWNFSAVISIMMQYKQVKLKIISQRETIQIAENEFNDCQNEVSIEKSNKDVVAEKLADLQETLAENDAAVLRLKNQIGTTPEEKVSLKSQINRLNYHQTELLDLKKKTVNQIELCKNKIANKISELTRRQRKLDYEKKSLQTYLEQMAAILETYENIAQALATVLTKR; from the coding sequence ATGAATCCCCGGATTATTTTAGATATCGTCACCATTTTGGAAGAGAATTTACCCAAGTATCTCTATGCCCTGGACTTTACGACGGAACAGTACAAAAATATTCTCAGTAAACTTTTGATTGAGAATAATGAAGAGCTTTTTGATGAAAAAAAAGGCTCCATTCGAAAAGCATTGATCAAATACTTTTCCAAAAGTTATCAGGAGATCGAAGTACAGGTTACTTTTGCCTCATTTGCCCTTAAAAAACATTTTACAGACCCGTCAAAGTCTGAAGCGTATGACCGGATGCTTCATCAAAATACCGTTACGTTCCTCGACATATTAGAACGAAAAACCGATTTTTCCCCGATTCCCTATCTGGTTTCGATCCCGGAAAAAATACGTGAAGACATATTAGAGAATTTCCTGAAATTTAATAACGATATAGACATGGCCCGAAAAGTGACACGGCAACAGATTGAACAGATATTTAATCTCGACATGCGCGACATTGTCTTTTTTTTACGAGGCCGTATCACTATACGCCATTACACACCGCCTAGAAAATTTGCGGAAGGTGCGGACAAACGCTTTGCCGGTGAATCGATTGAAGATATGGAAGCTATGTACAATGCCTATTTTCCTGAAGGCGCATGGAGCAATATCGAACCGATTTTAGGAGAAGTCCTTGCTGAAAAACTAAATTTTTCACTTATTGACAACATCACCTTTACCCGAACATTTATCCCGGTATTCCGTTCTATGATCGAAATCATATTACTTGAAATCATAAAACCGGAAGATAGAAACAAAGTCGAGGGATTCAGCGGATATGTACTTCGGCAGTATTTTCACCAGATTCTCCTCTATACGGCAAAAAACCTTTTACAATATGTCGAGAATCGGGATAAAAATGCCGAAGCGTTTATCAAATATTTCGCTGATGAAGTTGTTATTGATGTCAACGGTAATAAAGTTCAAAAATATGCCATTACCGATTCCAAACAGCAAAAATGGAATTTTAGTGCCGTTATTTCAATCATGATGCAGTATAAACAGGTCAAACTGAAAATCATCTCCCAAAGAGAAACAATACAAATTGCGGAAAATGAATTCAATGACTGTCAGAATGAAGTCAGTATTGAAAAAAGCAATAAAGACGTTGTCGCCGAGAAACTAGCCGATCTGCAAGAAACTCTGGCGGAAAATGATGCAGCCGTCTTACGGCTCAAAAATCAAATCGGAACGACACCTGAAGAAAAAGTATCCTTAAAATCACAGATCAACAGACTCAATTATCACCAAACAGAACTTTTGGATCTGAAAAAAAAGACCGTAAACCAAATTGAACTCTGTAAGAATAAAATCGCCAATAAAATCAGTGAACTTACGCGACGACAACGAAAGCTGGATTATGAAAAAAAATCACTGCAGACGTATTTGGAACAGATGGCTGCTATATTAGAGACATACGAAAACATTGCACAAGCGTTAGCGACAGTTTTGACAAAACGATAA
- the tgt gene encoding tRNA guanosine(34) transglycosylase Tgt translates to MQFNVDATCGKARACTITTAHSTIQTPIFMPVGTVGSVKALDMADMTELLDTQIILANTYHMYLRPGDETVAKMGGLHGYTTYPNSFLTDSGGFQAFSLSDISKPTESGIEFRSHIDGSKHFFTPEKVIDIQNNLNSDIMMILDDLVALPATQERIKTSIQRTTQWAQQSIDYHRYNQSKGIGINQNIFAIIQGGTDFNFRTQSAEELCAMDYDGFAIGGLSVGESNNLMYDTVEHTTPLMPADKPRYLMGVGTPEDLVENIERGVDMFDCVMPTRNARNGTLFTTFGKVNIKGAVYKYDAQPIDPDCQCYTCRRYSRAYLHHLFRSREITYFRLASLHNLHYYLWLVRQAREAIIAGQFIEFKKDFYARRQS, encoded by the coding sequence ATGCAATTTAACGTCGATGCCACGTGTGGCAAAGCAAGAGCGTGCACCATTACTACGGCACACTCTACGATCCAAACCCCCATTTTTATGCCCGTCGGAACGGTAGGATCGGTTAAAGCGCTCGACATGGCGGATATGACGGAACTTTTGGATACTCAGATCATTCTTGCCAATACGTACCACATGTATTTACGCCCCGGAGACGAAACCGTCGCCAAAATGGGAGGATTGCACGGCTATACAACCTATCCGAACAGCTTTTTGACCGACAGCGGCGGATTTCAGGCATTCAGTCTCAGCGATATCTCCAAACCGACCGAATCGGGGATCGAGTTTAGAAGCCACATCGACGGGAGCAAACATTTTTTTACCCCCGAAAAAGTGATCGACATCCAAAACAATCTGAACAGTGACATAATGATGATTTTGGACGATCTCGTCGCCCTCCCCGCCACGCAGGAGAGGATCAAAACCTCGATACAGCGGACGACTCAGTGGGCACAGCAATCGATCGATTATCACCGCTACAACCAGAGCAAAGGGATCGGAATCAATCAAAATATCTTCGCGATCATACAGGGGGGAACCGATTTTAATTTCCGTACCCAATCGGCTGAAGAACTGTGTGCAATGGATTATGACGGATTTGCTATCGGAGGATTATCGGTCGGAGAATCCAATAATCTCATGTACGATACGGTAGAGCACACTACCCCTCTGATGCCTGCCGACAAACCGCGCTATCTGATGGGAGTCGGGACACCCGAAGATTTGGTCGAAAATATCGAGCGGGGCGTCGATATGTTCGACTGCGTTATGCCGACCCGTAATGCCCGTAACGGAACACTTTTCACAACTTTCGGAAAAGTAAACATCAAAGGTGCCGTCTACAAATACGATGCTCAGCCGATCGATCCGGATTGTCAGTGCTATACCTGCCGCCGATACAGCCGTGCCTATCTGCATCATCTTTTCCGCTCACGCGAGATTACCTATTTCCGTCTCGCATCGCTCCATAATCTTCACTACTATCTGTGGCTGGTACGACAGGCACGCGAAGCCATCATTGCAGGTCAGTTTATAGAATTTAAAAAGGATTTTTATGCACGTCGACAGAGCTAA
- the rpoD gene encoding RNA polymerase sigma factor RpoD: MSVKDLNKHLETLFSEHKSKNCLTYETIVDPFDKQPTLAQAKNILKLAQKHKICLFTSSEHAKMLNQQEAAAKRAAQLKYIEEASGDEFDILKQHELLEWSRSDSPVRMYLREMGQIPLLTKEEEVEISKRMEMGEGIIIDAICSVPYLIDFILDYKDPLINRERRVKELFKSFEEENEDDSEDDSDDEGDDDESTEKAPSVKDKKRVEKVVTSFKALEKAKKEWVKATEKMLEERSIDEMDAEYVLFFLNVSFKKKMLKEALLDLGPTSKLINELVRSMETALRSDEGFDRELKRLEYKLPLFNDQLKKNHTLILNKICDLTKEEIATKVPEATMVSTYMEIKKLIQTKEASKGGFNMEPEKLADILEQIKRGKNISEVSKTRMAKSNLRLVVSIAKRYTNRGLPFLDLIQEGNIGLMKAVDKFEYQKGYKFSTYATWWIRQAISRAIADQARTIRIPIHMIETINRINKIMRKHLQEHGKEPDVETIAEEVGLSVEKVKNVIKITKEPISLEAPIGNEEDGRFGDFIEDKMSLSPSDAILKDDLKVQIESVLEQLNEREKAVIKMRFGIMDDESDRTLEEIGKELNVTRERVRQIESSAIKKLKHPKVGRKLKNYIED; encoded by the coding sequence ATGAGTGTCAAAGATCTAAATAAACATCTCGAAACCCTATTTTCCGAACATAAATCTAAAAATTGTCTCACGTATGAAACAATTGTCGATCCTTTTGACAAACAGCCTACCCTTGCACAAGCAAAAAACATCCTTAAATTGGCACAGAAACATAAAATTTGCCTATTTACTTCTTCTGAACATGCCAAAATGCTCAATCAGCAAGAAGCCGCCGCTAAGCGTGCCGCACAACTGAAATACATCGAAGAAGCCAGCGGAGACGAGTTCGACATTCTTAAGCAGCATGAATTGCTCGAGTGGTCGCGTTCTGATTCTCCCGTACGTATGTATCTTCGCGAAATGGGTCAGATCCCTCTTCTCACCAAAGAAGAAGAAGTTGAGATTTCCAAACGGATGGAGATGGGGGAAGGGATTATCATCGATGCGATCTGCTCGGTTCCCTATCTGATCGATTTCATCCTTGACTATAAAGATCCGCTGATCAATCGCGAACGCCGTGTCAAAGAACTTTTCAAAAGCTTTGAAGAAGAGAACGAAGATGACAGTGAAGATGATAGCGATGACGAGGGCGATGATGATGAATCAACCGAAAAAGCCCCGTCGGTAAAAGATAAAAAACGGGTAGAAAAAGTCGTAACTTCTTTTAAAGCGCTTGAAAAAGCGAAAAAAGAGTGGGTAAAAGCGACAGAAAAAATGTTGGAAGAACGCTCTATCGATGAGATGGATGCGGAGTACGTACTATTCTTCCTCAATGTCAGCTTCAAGAAAAAAATGCTGAAAGAGGCATTGCTCGACCTCGGACCGACCTCTAAACTGATCAACGAACTTGTCCGCTCCATGGAAACGGCATTGCGCAGTGACGAAGGGTTTGACCGTGAGTTGAAACGTTTGGAATACAAGCTTCCGCTATTCAACGATCAGCTTAAAAAGAATCACACATTGATTCTCAATAAAATCTGCGATTTGACCAAAGAAGAGATCGCGACGAAAGTTCCCGAAGCGACGATGGTCAGCACCTATATGGAGATCAAAAAACTGATCCAGACCAAAGAGGCGTCCAAAGGGGGCTTCAATATGGAGCCGGAAAAACTGGCCGACATTTTGGAGCAGATCAAACGGGGTAAAAATATCTCTGAAGTCTCTAAAACCCGTATGGCAAAATCGAATCTCCGTCTCGTTGTCTCGATTGCGAAGCGTTATACCAACCGCGGTCTCCCTTTCCTCGATTTGATTCAGGAAGGAAATATCGGCTTAATGAAAGCGGTCGATAAATTCGAGTACCAAAAAGGGTACAAATTTTCGACCTATGCGACATGGTGGATTCGTCAGGCAATCAGCCGTGCGATTGCCGATCAGGCACGTACCATCCGTATCCCGATCCATATGATCGAAACAATCAACCGTATCAACAAAATCATGCGTAAACACCTCCAAGAGCACGGAAAAGAGCCGGATGTCGAAACCATCGCAGAAGAAGTGGGGCTTTCAGTTGAAAAAGTCAAAAACGTCATCAAAATCACCAAAGAGCCGATCTCTCTCGAAGCTCCTATCGGTAACGAAGAAGACGGACGTTTCGGAGATTTCATCGAAGATAAAATGTCTCTCTCTCCGAGCGATGCCATTTTGAAAGACGATTTGAAGGTTCAAATCGAAAGTGTTCTCGAGCAGCTTAATGAACGTGAAAAAGCGGTTATTAAAATGCGTTTCGGAATCATGGATGACGAGAGTGACCGCACACTCGAAGAGATCGGTAAAGAGCTTAACGTTACCCGTGAACGTGTTCGCCAAATCGAAAGCAGTGCGATCAAAAAACTGAAACACCCGAAAGTGGGTCGTAAACTTAAAAACTACATCGAGGACTGA
- the pdxA gene encoding 4-hydroxythreonine-4-phosphate dehydrogenase, with protein MSALKRIAISVGDLNGVGFEIILKAHNQIKQVCDPLYCINYTMAHQAAHLLHTQIPNDFHMYKVSGEFTIEPGKVSASSGQYSYDSFISAAELAKSKSVDAIVTLPIHKEAWMKAGIEYVGHTDALRDLFSCNAIMMLGCEKLYVALYTEHIPLREVVSHIQLDPLVAFLLQLFSETVHEPIAVLGVNPHAGDHGVLGDEEEIIAAAIERANAQLGREVFVGPVVPDIAFTPRFRQNYSMIAAMYHDQGLAPLKALYFDEGINVSLGLPIIRTSVDHGTAFDIAYKNKASLSSYINAVSSALDFIQIKRGES; from the coding sequence ATGTCAGCGCTGAAACGCATTGCTATCAGCGTCGGTGATCTAAACGGCGTAGGATTTGAGATAATACTAAAAGCCCATAATCAGATTAAACAAGTCTGTGATCCGCTTTATTGTATCAACTACACTATGGCACATCAGGCAGCACATTTATTGCATACTCAAATTCCCAATGACTTTCATATGTATAAAGTTTCGGGAGAATTCACCATTGAACCTGGAAAAGTATCGGCTTCAAGCGGACAATACAGCTATGATTCTTTTATCTCGGCGGCAGAACTGGCCAAATCTAAATCCGTTGATGCTATCGTCACCCTCCCCATCCACAAAGAAGCATGGATGAAGGCGGGAATCGAATATGTAGGCCATACCGATGCATTACGTGATCTTTTCAGCTGTAATGCGATTATGATGCTCGGATGCGAAAAACTCTACGTTGCACTTTATACTGAACACATTCCGTTACGTGAAGTCGTTTCCCATATTCAGCTCGATCCGTTAGTAGCCTTTTTACTCCAGCTTTTTTCTGAGACAGTGCATGAACCTATCGCCGTTTTAGGAGTTAACCCCCATGCTGGAGATCACGGTGTACTTGGGGATGAAGAAGAGATTATCGCAGCGGCTATCGAACGTGCCAACGCTCAACTCGGACGTGAAGTTTTTGTGGGTCCTGTCGTCCCCGATATTGCATTTACCCCCCGTTTTCGCCAAAACTACTCGATGATTGCAGCGATGTATCACGATCAAGGACTTGCTCCGCTCAAAGCGCTCTATTTTGATGAGGGGATTAATGTCTCTTTAGGGTTGCCTATCATCCGGACCTCCGTCGATCACGGGACAGCATTTGATATCGCGTACAAAAACAAAGCTTCCCTGTCAAGCTATATCAATGCCGTTTCTTCAGCGTTAGACTTTATTCAAATAAAGCGCGGTGAATCATGA
- a CDS encoding pyridoxine 5'-phosphate synthase — MTLGVNIDHIAVLREARKINDPDPLMALAICAQSGADQITIHLREDRRHIHDEDARRIIASSSLPVNLECAIEPSIIDIVCSLRPHRATLVPEKRQEVTTEGGLDVLGNYDAIFNAVKKLQEHEIDVSLFIDPTHEAIKASEQLGVQWIELHTGSYANLYAMRHSALPHSHHSIESLNLSRRELDSQLENAYGAIVDAANYARSLGLKVAAGHGLNYQNIAPIVTIDTIEELNIGQSIIARSVFTGLSSAVKDMKALCQR; from the coding sequence ATGACCCTAGGGGTCAATATTGACCATATTGCCGTCCTACGGGAAGCGCGTAAAATTAACGATCCCGATCCTCTGATGGCACTGGCGATATGCGCTCAAAGCGGTGCAGACCAAATCACGATTCATTTGCGCGAAGACCGCCGTCATATTCATGATGAAGACGCACGCCGTATCATTGCATCGTCCTCTCTTCCCGTAAATTTGGAGTGTGCGATTGAGCCTTCCATTATCGATATTGTCTGCTCACTGCGTCCTCATCGCGCGACCCTTGTTCCTGAAAAGCGTCAAGAGGTAACGACAGAGGGGGGATTGGACGTTCTCGGAAACTACGACGCGATTTTCAACGCCGTTAAAAAATTGCAGGAACACGAAATAGATGTTTCCCTCTTTATCGATCCTACGCACGAAGCAATAAAAGCTTCCGAGCAGCTCGGTGTGCAGTGGATAGAACTGCACACCGGAAGCTATGCGAATCTCTACGCGATGCGCCACAGTGCCCTGCCCCATTCTCACCACAGTATTGAATCACTGAACCTCTCGCGCCGTGAATTGGACTCTCAGTTGGAAAATGCCTACGGTGCGATTGTCGATGCGGCCAATTATGCCCGATCACTCGGTTTAAAAGTAGCGGCCGGGCACGGACTCAATTACCAAAACATTGCCCCGATCGTTACCATCGATACTATCGAAGAGCTCAATATCGGCCAAAGCATCATAGCCCGCTCCGTATTTACAGGGCTCTCATCCGCCGTGAAAGATATGAAAGCATTATGTCAGCGCTGA
- a CDS encoding STAS domain-containing protein, producing the protein MYKLEFEKLTIYEVESLHKSLLEWCEKSDKELILDLGSINTIDIAAIQLLIAAQKTCEKKSTEFILKNLSAEVQNSMRIAGCDTLFKGSLHD; encoded by the coding sequence ATGTATAAACTTGAATTTGAAAAGCTCACGATTTACGAAGTCGAATCACTGCATAAAAGTTTATTAGAATGGTGCGAGAAGAGTGATAAGGAATTAATACTCGATTTGGGGAGTATCAATACCATAGACATTGCGGCTATACAACTTCTCATCGCAGCTCAAAAAACATGTGAAAAAAAATCAACTGAATTCATATTGAAAAACTTATCTGCTGAAGTACAAAATTCTATGCGCATTGCCGGGTGCGATACTCTCTTTAAAGGTTCTCTGCATGACTGA
- the hemL gene encoding glutamate-1-semialdehyde 2,1-aminomutase, translating into MSIEHSQTAFEKAQQLIPGGVNSPVRAFKSVGGIPRFISRGEGGYLIDIDENRYIDYVQSWGPLIFGHRDESIENAVIEAVKHGLSFGAPTEAESELAELIISIYDSIEKIRFVSSGTEAVMSAIRLARGFTGRDDIVKFTGCYHGHSDALLVQAGSGAVTFGTPSSPGVPADFTKHTLLAEYNNIESVKKCFQDSPGIACVIIEPIAGNMGLVPANKDFLSELRAVCDQYGALLIFDEVMSGFRACLHGAESITGTKPDLVTLGKVIGGGMPVGAFGGRREIMAHLSPEGGVYQAGTLSGNPVAMAAGLASINKLKTNARVFNVLEERAKRLMNGFAEAAAKHNIGLQTDVRGSMFGFFFSGESVTNFAEALKSDTARFAKFHAAMLDAGFYFACSQFETGFISTATTDAMIEETIAAANKIFGEL; encoded by the coding sequence ATGAGTATCGAACACTCTCAAACAGCTTTCGAAAAAGCCCAGCAACTTATTCCGGGGGGTGTCAATTCACCGGTTCGCGCGTTTAAAAGCGTCGGCGGAATTCCCCGTTTTATTTCCAGAGGTGAGGGCGGTTATTTGATCGATATCGATGAAAACCGCTACATTGACTACGTTCAAAGCTGGGGACCGTTAATTTTCGGTCATCGTGACGAGAGTATCGAAAATGCGGTGATCGAAGCGGTAAAACACGGGCTTAGTTTCGGTGCCCCTACCGAAGCGGAGTCCGAACTTGCAGAGCTTATTATCTCGATTTACGATTCGATTGAAAAAATCCGTTTTGTCAGCAGCGGAACCGAAGCGGTTATGAGCGCTATCCGTCTTGCACGCGGCTTTACGGGGCGTGATGATATTGTTAAATTTACGGGGTGCTACCACGGGCACAGCGATGCGCTTCTTGTCCAAGCGGGTTCAGGTGCCGTGACGTTCGGAACACCGAGTTCACCTGGGGTTCCTGCCGATTTTACCAAACACACGTTATTGGCCGAATACAACAATATCGAAAGTGTTAAAAAATGCTTCCAAGACAGCCCGGGGATTGCCTGCGTTATTATCGAACCGATTGCCGGAAATATGGGACTCGTTCCCGCGAACAAAGATTTTCTTTCCGAACTGCGCGCAGTGTGTGATCAATACGGTGCATTGCTGATTTTCGACGAAGTTATGAGCGGATTTCGTGCGTGTCTGCACGGTGCTGAGAGCATTACGGGAACCAAACCTGACCTTGTGACTTTGGGTAAAGTGATCGGCGGCGGTATGCCAGTCGGCGCGTTCGGCGGACGTCGTGAGATTATGGCGCATCTCTCACCAGAGGGAGGCGTCTATCAGGCTGGAACCCTCAGCGGTAATCCGGTAGCGATGGCGGCAGGATTGGCTTCGATCAATAAACTCAAAACCAATGCACGAGTTTTTAATGTCCTCGAAGAGCGCGCCAAACGGTTGATGAACGGCTTTGCCGAAGCGGCTGCTAAACACAATATAGGCTTGCAAACGGATGTACGCGGTTCTATGTTCGGATTTTTCTTCAGCGGTGAGTCTGTAACCAATTTTGCAGAGGCATTGAAAAGTGATACGGCTCGGTTTGCCAAGTTTCATGCGGCAATGCTCGACGCGGGATTCTATTTTGCCTGCTCACAGTTCGAGACGGGCTTTATCTCTACCGCAACAACCGATGCGATGATCGAAGAGACGATTGCCGCCGCGAACAAAATTTTCGGAGAACTGTAA
- a CDS encoding flagellar hook-basal body protein, which produces MQTGYYAATGGMVAQFNRMDTIASNLANANTAGYKRDQLITGDFARLYKTAQSELPIANQTEAAAQYFNRALSRVPQITDAYTDQSLGAMQRTDNTFDLALSKEGQFFAVNTPQGIRLTRDGSFTLNDEGKLVNKQGHEVLAADKTPITFNPQDSVITLDKNGQFSTNVPGTTQMVANKRLLVVEPQNIRNIMKEGNNLYLPEAADPLTPLAESGSVMQGFIEKSNVNAVNEMIALVEANRLVGMYQKAMDSQMNDLNKDAIEKLAVTRR; this is translated from the coding sequence ATGCAGACCGGATATTATGCGGCAACAGGCGGGATGGTAGCGCAGTTTAATCGTATGGACACGATTGCGTCAAACCTTGCCAATGCCAATACTGCTGGCTATAAAAGAGATCAATTGATTACGGGAGACTTCGCACGTCTGTATAAAACGGCGCAAAGTGAGCTTCCGATTGCCAATCAAACGGAGGCGGCGGCGCAGTATTTCAATCGTGCACTTTCCCGTGTCCCTCAAATAACCGATGCGTATACGGACCAAAGTCTGGGTGCGATGCAGCGGACGGATAACACGTTTGACCTGGCCCTTTCCAAAGAGGGTCAGTTTTTTGCAGTCAATACACCGCAGGGGATACGTCTTACCCGTGACGGCTCATTCACTTTGAATGATGAGGGGAAACTGGTCAATAAACAAGGGCACGAGGTTCTTGCGGCTGATAAAACACCGATAACTTTCAATCCGCAGGACAGTGTAATCACACTCGATAAAAACGGTCAGTTTTCAACCAATGTCCCGGGGACGACACAGATGGTTGCCAATAAAAGACTTTTAGTGGTAGAACCTCAAAATATCAGAAATATTATGAAAGAGGGAAATAACCTTTATTTGCCAGAAGCGGCTGATCCTCTTACGCCGTTGGCGGAAAGCGGAAGCGTTATGCAGGGATTTATTGAAAAAAGTAATGTCAATGCCGTCAATGAGATGATCGCTTTGGTCGAAGCAAACCGTTTGGTGGGGATGTATCAAAAAGCGATGGATTCGCAAATGAATGATCTAAATAAAGACGCGATTGAAAAACTCGCGGTAACACGTCGATAA
- a CDS encoding molecular chaperone DnaJ — translation MQILMGPQHTLIYVDESKMSTYNLFHFIENQFSSYHIHKNHLLLHYSQENHYKHIFLIKWLYSIHRKTHNKDILHFKEVLVNRIEKPVKIITKNEIKRINTVVIHILNDKIRFQLLEKNDKLLKGLICRLTSEIEKISYENNFFEIAIRTDGIKHTINALLNQKQIDNNHVIFQCDKSHLDRVFESTQENDLLLDALKLLNSHQDEHFDVIKARYKKLLIQFHPDNVYTDGFEKVKEYTDKFQTLQHSYELIKSYYR, via the coding sequence ATGCAGATTTTAATGGGTCCGCAACATACTCTTATCTATGTTGACGAATCGAAAATGAGTACTTACAATCTTTTTCACTTTATAGAAAATCAATTTTCATCCTATCATATTCACAAAAACCATCTTCTACTCCATTATTCGCAGGAAAATCATTATAAACATATTTTTTTGATCAAATGGCTCTACTCGATTCACAGAAAAACGCATAATAAAGATATCTTGCATTTTAAAGAGGTTCTTGTGAACCGAATCGAAAAACCTGTGAAGATCATCACTAAAAATGAGATCAAAAGGATCAATACGGTTGTCATACATATTTTAAATGACAAAATCCGATTTCAGCTTCTTGAAAAAAATGACAAATTATTAAAGGGATTGATTTGCCGACTAACGTCAGAAATTGAAAAAATATCCTATGAAAACAATTTTTTTGAAATCGCCATCCGTACGGACGGCATTAAACATACAATAAATGCTCTTTTGAATCAGAAACAAATTGACAATAACCATGTTATCTTTCAATGTGACAAAAGTCACTTGGATCGTGTTTTTGAAAGCACTCAAGAAAATGATCTATTATTGGATGCGTTAAAACTTTTAAATTCGCATCAGGATGAACATTTTGACGTGATAAAAGCACGTTATAAAAAACTTTTGATTCAATTTCATCCTGATAACGTCTATACTGACGGTTTTGAAAAAGTAAAAGAATATACAGATAAATTTCAAACATTACAACATTCCTATGAACTTATTAAAAGTTATTATCGGTAA
- a CDS encoding AtpZ/AtpI family protein has translation MEENTQEKPRLKPIIEGAETLSLGISMVVAVLIGVAIGLGLKKLTGITWLLWVGVGIGIAAAIMNVYKAYSKQYKEFEKLAKDPRYNMGQSQKDDDEDED, from the coding sequence ATGGAAGAAAATACGCAAGAAAAACCCCGCTTAAAACCGATTATCGAAGGGGCGGAAACTTTATCCCTCGGCATTTCGATGGTCGTTGCCGTATTGATCGGTGTGGCTATCGGATTGGGGCTTAAAAAGCTAACCGGTATTACATGGCTTCTATGGGTCGGGGTCGGGATCGGAATCGCCGCAGCGATTATGAATGTCTACAAAGCCTACAGCAAACAATACAAAGAATTCGAAAAGCTGGCAAAAGACCCCCGGTATAATATGGGACAATCTCAAAAAGACGATGATGAGGACGAAGATTGA